One Theropithecus gelada isolate Dixy chromosome 20, Tgel_1.0, whole genome shotgun sequence DNA segment encodes these proteins:
- the ALG1 gene encoding chitobiosyldiphosphodolichol beta-mannosyltransferase isoform X2 has product MAASWLVLLALCLLLPLLLLGGWKRWRRRRAARHVVAVVLGDVGRSPRMQYHALSLAMHGFSVTLLGFCNSKPHDELLRNNRIQIVGLTELQSLAVGPRVFQYGVKVVFQAMYLLWKLMWREPGDYIFLQNPPGLPSIAVCWFVGCLCGSKLIIDWHNYGYSIMGLVHGPSHPLVLLAKWYERFFGRLSHLNLCVTNAMREDLAENWRIRAVTVYDKPASFFKETPLDLQHRLFMKLGGTHSPFRARSEPEDPATERSAFTERYAGSGLVTRLRERPALLVSSTSWTEDEDFSILLTALEKFEQLILDGHNLPSLVCVITGKGPLREYYSRLIQQKCFQRVQVCTPWLEAEDYPLLLGSADLGVCLHTSSSGLDLPMKVVDMFGCCLPVCAVNFKCLHELVKHEENGLVFEDSEELAAQLQMLFSNFPDPAGKLNQFRENLRESEQLRWDESWVQTVLPLVMDT; this is encoded by the exons ATGGCGGCGTCCTGGTTGGTCTTGCTGGCTCTGTGTCTGCTgttgccgctgctgctgctgggagGATGGAAGCGCTGGCGGCGGAGGCGGGCGGCCCGGCATGTAGTAGCCGTGGTGCTGGGCGACGTGGGCCGCAGCCCCCGTATGCAGTACCACGCGCTGTCTTTGGCCATGCACGGCTTCTCGGTGACCCTCCTGGGGTTCTGCA ACTCCAAACCCCATGATGAGCTCCTGCGGAACAACAGAATTCAGATTGTGGGGCTGACAGAACTTCAGAGTCTTGCAG TTGGGCCCCGAGTTTTCCAGTACGGAGTCAAAGTTGTATTTCAGGCTATGTACTTGCTGTGGAAGTTGATGTGGAGGGAGCCAGGTGACTATATCTTTCTCCAG AACCCCCCAGGTCTGCCTAGCATTGCTGTCTGCTGGTTCGTGGGCTGCCTTTGTGGAAGCAAGCTCATCATTGACTGGCACAACTATGGCTACTCCATCATGGGTCTGGTGCATGGCCCCAGCCACCCCCTCGTTCTGCTGGCCAAGTG GTACGAGAGGTTCTTTGGGCGCCTGTCCCACCTGAACCTGTGCGTTACCAATGCCATGCGGGAAGACCTGGCGGAGAACTGGCGCATCAG GGCTGTGACTGTCTACGACAAGCCGGCATCTTTCTTTAAAGAGACACCTCTGGATCTGCAGCACCGGCTCTTCATGAAGCTGGGCGGCACGCACTCTCCGTTCAGGGCCCG CTCAGAACCTGAGGATCCAGCCACGGAGCGGTCGGCCTTCACAGAGCGGTACGCTGGGAGCGGGCTGGTGACGCGTCTCCGCGAGCGGCCGGCCCTGCTGGTCAGCAGCACGAGCTGGACAG AGGACGAAGACTTCTCCATCCTGCTGACAGCTTTAGAAA agttTGAACAACTGATTCTTGATGGACACAACCTTCCTTCTCTCGTCTGTGTGATAACAG GCAAAGGGCCTCTGAGGGAGTATTACAGCCGCCTCATCCAGCAGAAGTGTTTCCAGCGCGTCCAGGTCTGCACACCCTGGCTGGAGGCCGAGGACTACCCCCTGCTTCTAG GGTCGGCAGACCTGGGTGTCTGTCTGCACACGTCCTCCAGTGGCCTGGACCTGCCCATGAAGGTGGTGGACATGTTCGGGTGCTGTTTGCCTGTGTGTGCCGTGAACTTCAAGTG TTTACATGAGCTGGTGAAGCATGAAGAAAACGGCCTAGTCTTTGAGGACTCAGAGGAACTGGCAGCTCAGCTGCAG
- the ALG1 gene encoding chitobiosyldiphosphodolichol beta-mannosyltransferase isoform X1 produces MAASWLVLLALCLLLPLLLLGGWKRWRRRRAARHVVAVVLGDVGRSPRMQYHALSLAMHGFSVTLLGFCNSKPHDELLRNNRIQIVGLTELQSLAVGPRVFQYGVKVVFQAMYLLWKLMWREPGDYIFLQNPPGLPSIAVCWFVGCLCGSKLIIDWHNYGYSIMGLVHGPSHPLVLLAKWYERFFGRLSHLNLCVTNAMREDLAENWRIRAVTVYDKPASFFKETPLDLQHRLFMKLGGTHSPFRARSEPEDPATERSAFTERYAGSGLVTRLRERPALLVSSTSWTEDEDFSILLTALEKFEQLILDGHNLPSLVCVITGKGPLREYYSRLIQQKCFQRVQVCTPWLEAEDYPLLLAGSADLGVCLHTSSSGLDLPMKVVDMFGCCLPVCAVNFKCLHELVKHEENGLVFEDSEELAAQLQMLFSNFPDPAGKLNQFRENLRESEQLRWDESWVQTVLPLVMDT; encoded by the exons ATGGCGGCGTCCTGGTTGGTCTTGCTGGCTCTGTGTCTGCTgttgccgctgctgctgctgggagGATGGAAGCGCTGGCGGCGGAGGCGGGCGGCCCGGCATGTAGTAGCCGTGGTGCTGGGCGACGTGGGCCGCAGCCCCCGTATGCAGTACCACGCGCTGTCTTTGGCCATGCACGGCTTCTCGGTGACCCTCCTGGGGTTCTGCA ACTCCAAACCCCATGATGAGCTCCTGCGGAACAACAGAATTCAGATTGTGGGGCTGACAGAACTTCAGAGTCTTGCAG TTGGGCCCCGAGTTTTCCAGTACGGAGTCAAAGTTGTATTTCAGGCTATGTACTTGCTGTGGAAGTTGATGTGGAGGGAGCCAGGTGACTATATCTTTCTCCAG AACCCCCCAGGTCTGCCTAGCATTGCTGTCTGCTGGTTCGTGGGCTGCCTTTGTGGAAGCAAGCTCATCATTGACTGGCACAACTATGGCTACTCCATCATGGGTCTGGTGCATGGCCCCAGCCACCCCCTCGTTCTGCTGGCCAAGTG GTACGAGAGGTTCTTTGGGCGCCTGTCCCACCTGAACCTGTGCGTTACCAATGCCATGCGGGAAGACCTGGCGGAGAACTGGCGCATCAG GGCTGTGACTGTCTACGACAAGCCGGCATCTTTCTTTAAAGAGACACCTCTGGATCTGCAGCACCGGCTCTTCATGAAGCTGGGCGGCACGCACTCTCCGTTCAGGGCCCG CTCAGAACCTGAGGATCCAGCCACGGAGCGGTCGGCCTTCACAGAGCGGTACGCTGGGAGCGGGCTGGTGACGCGTCTCCGCGAGCGGCCGGCCCTGCTGGTCAGCAGCACGAGCTGGACAG AGGACGAAGACTTCTCCATCCTGCTGACAGCTTTAGAAA agttTGAACAACTGATTCTTGATGGACACAACCTTCCTTCTCTCGTCTGTGTGATAACAG GCAAAGGGCCTCTGAGGGAGTATTACAGCCGCCTCATCCAGCAGAAGTGTTTCCAGCGCGTCCAGGTCTGCACACCCTGGCTGGAGGCCGAGGACTACCCCCTGCTTCTAG CAGGGTCGGCAGACCTGGGTGTCTGTCTGCACACGTCCTCCAGTGGCCTGGACCTGCCCATGAAGGTGGTGGACATGTTCGGGTGCTGTTTGCCTGTGTGTGCCGTGAACTTCAAGTG TTTACATGAGCTGGTGAAGCATGAAGAAAACGGCCTAGTCTTTGAGGACTCAGAGGAACTGGCAGCTCAGCTGCAG
- the C20H16orf89 gene encoding UPF0764 protein C16orf89 homolog gives MASPGLLLLLLLTALPPLGSYLLPGLDTAESKATIADPILSALERATVFLEQRLPEINLDGMVGVRVLEEQLKSVQEKWAQEPLLQLLSLRVGTLGEKLEAAIQRSLLYLKLSDPNYLREFQLTLQPGFWKLPHAWIHTNASLVYPTFEPQDSFSEESSDACLVQLLGTGTDSSEPCGLSDLCWSLMTKPGCSGYCLSHQMLFFLWARMRGCTQGPFQQSQDYINLFCANMMDLNRRAEAIGYTYPTRDIFMENIMFCGMGGFSDFYKLRWLEAILSWQKKREGCFGEPDAEDEELSKAIQYQQHFLRRVKRREKQFSDGCSSHNTATAVAALGGFLYILAEYPPANREPHPSTPPPPSSH, from the exons ATGGCCAGCCCGGGGCTGCTGCTCCTGCTCTTACTGACGGCACTGCCACCGCTGGGGTCCTACTTGCTACCTGGACTGGACACTGCCGAAAGTAAAGCCACCATTGCGGACCCGATCCTGTCTGCACTGGAGAGAGCCACCGTCTTCCTAGAACAGAGGCTGCCCGAAATCAACCTGGATGGCATGGTGGGGGTCCGGGTGCTGGAAG AGCAGCTAAAAAGCGTCCAGGAGAAGTGGGCTCAGGAGCCCCTGCTGCAGCTGCTGAGCCTGCGTGTGGGGACGCTGGGGGAGAAGCTGGAGGCTGCCATCCAGAGATCCCTCCTCTACCTCAAGCTGAGTGACCCCAACTACCTAAGAG AGTTCCAGCTGACCCTCCAGCCCGGGTTTTGGAAGCTCCCACATGCCTGGATCCACACCAACGCCTCCTTGGTCTACCCCACGTTCGAGCCCCAGGACTCATTCTCAGAGGAGAGCAGCGACGCATGCCTGGTGCAGCTGCTGGGAACCGG GACGGACAGCAGCGAGCCCTGCGGCCTCTCGGACCTCTGCTGGAGCCTCATGACCAAGCCTGGCTGCTCGGGCTACTGCCTGTCCCACCAAATGCTCTTCTTCCTCTGGGCCAGAATG AGGGGATGCACACAGGGACCGTTCCAACAGAGCCAGGACTATATCAACCTCTTCTGCGCCAACATGATGGACTTGAACCGCAGAGCTGAGGCCATCGGATACACCTACCCTACCCGGGACATcttcatggaaaaca TCATGTTCTGTGGAATGGGCGGCTTCTCCGACTTCTACAAGCTCCGGTGGCTGGAGGCCATCCTCAGCTGGCAGAAAAAGCGGGAAGGATGCTTCGGGGAGCCCG ATGCTGAAGATGAAGAATTATCTAAAGCTATCCAATATCAACAGCATTTTTTGAGGAGAGTGAAGAGGCGAGAAAAACAATTTTCAG ATGGCTGCTCCTCCCACAACACAGCCACAGCGGTGGCAGCCCTGGGTGGCTTCCTATACATCCTGGCAGAATACCCCCCAGCAAACAGAGAGCCACACCCATCCACACCGCCGCCACCAAGCAGCCACTGA